GTCCAAAGTACATATAAATCAGAGAAATAGACTGTTGGTGTTTGGACATACCGGTAGATTTTCAACAATACACAGTCACTGACAGTGCagcaaaaaaattgttaataGCTCCGTGCTGCCTTGTTATTTTACCCACTTGTATATACACGATGTAAGCCTATATGTAAGGGTACGTTCTACATGACCTATAGTTGTTTGGCGAAACGCAGAGAAATACCCTCAAACTCATATTCCGATATAAATGCAAATTGAGAGCGGTCTCGCCGAACCCTGAAGCCGCGTTTGATTCAAAGTGTATGGCAGTAAGAGCGCCCTCTTTTGTTTAAACCATTACAAAATCCTGTGCATAGATTACAGTACTCTTCAGTCCATAGCAGGActgggaactttttttttcttctaatagTTCAATTTGATTCCTCCCTCCTCCCTTTGCATGTGCATGAATCGCCTTTGTTTTGGTATGTTGTGCCTCATGTCTTGCATGCAGAAAAATGTTGCATAGAGATGCTTCGCTGAACGCttgtttttgttgggttttttttcttactcCAAGGAatcatatcttcaaaaatattattttttatttaaagaCTGCGGTCGAAATAAATAATTATACATTAGTGTAAACTATATTGTATATCAttacaaatgaatttaaaaaaatgttgtattatAATAACCATATTCCATATGTTTTATCCTACCAGTGTattgattataaaaaaatataaagatttACCGTGAACACAGTCCTATTCCAAAAATTATACGATTAGAAAAACCAGTCATTCTCATTAAAGCATTTGCTGCTGTTTGACACAATGCTTGTAATTataatttttatatatatattaacatcATTTAAGATTCTGTATTATATAAGATtatcatatatatttacattattttctttgtttaccaGCAACTTAAACCTTTAACACCGaaaatggatattttttttttgcattaaactcttcataaatgtgtatgttaatatatatatacataattatgtatatatatatatatatatatatatgtatatatatatatatatatatatatatatatatatgtatatatatatatatatatatatatatatatatatatatatatataaacaactCAAACTCATACTGCCAAACCAAGTTCTTTCTCGCCCTTTATCAAGTGTTCTTGATTAGAATCAAGAACACTCGATAAAGGGCGAGGAACCAGAAAAtttgtgtaaacaaacaaacaaacaaacaaacaaacaaaaacttggCATTGACAGCATGGGCTTAAgttctttttatattttatggCACCAACACgtgtaatccaactttggaatGCCACTTTTTAATACACGTATGTATTGTCAGGTAGGGAGAGGTTAATGTcggttgtgaggaaaggggcactttaaaaattcatcttTTGAACGGTTTGTCCAATTTCcccaaaactttcactgatgtgttctaccaacattgctgcattcacttagtCCTCTATTATGAAGGTGGAATCGTCCTTTTAACCATGTATAAATcaggaaggtttttttttttttttttttttttttttttttttttttttaggccatGTTGGCATATGCCACACTGAAAGCCTTGCCATTACACTGGCCAACTGCAATCTCTGATGTCAGGTGTGAAACTATGGTTGAAATCGTTTATCGGAGGCGTTTGCAAGAATGACCGAGAATTTCTGTGAACGTGGAAGGTACAAAAGCAAGAGGATTTAATTCAAATGGTTGCATAGACAATGGAGACAAGACAAAAAGAATAAACACACTTTCTACATGTACCTAACATATAAAATACCAAACCGCATGCTCCATGCAGTGGTAAAAACAacgataaagaaaaaaaacacacacaacacatcaACAACATACCACTTCCAATATTTGACAGTATACTATGTATATCATCATCTTACCTCAATTTAGTAATAAGCAAAGTGTACTGATTCCCCTGCAGGAAATGAATGCATGTAAGGATACCGAAGGCATACATGTTCATACTCCGGACCCGTTTCCATAATATAACAaagaaaaccatgaaaataagggacaaaaaaacaaccaacattCACAGTTTCAGTTCCTAATTTTTAGAAGTATAATGGGGAATGCATTCAGCAAATTTACAGTACTTATCCGATATGAGGCAAGGGCAATGCAAGTACTAATGTGTACACATTACACTTTTACGAGGCACCTGCAATAACAGCTTCCATTACCAGCAACCTCTCTGAGATGAACTCCAGCATTGATTTGCTTAATAGATACATATcacacatcattcatttccTGGACGTTAATAGAAGACATCCGGTTGAATAGTTGCGATAAGTAAATATCTTTTGTTAATAAGGACAGTGGGAGAATGAAATGATACGATACAAGCTCACGACCATGTAATCAAAGCACAGATCTGGTGTAAACgcgtctgtaggcctataattatgtttgaaatagCGACGAACGGAGCAAGTGGCatgtatattttcttgtttacaGTCGCAGAATGTTTACCACAAGGACGTGAAACGATCGCAGTTCTCTTGAAAATTATTTAATATAATACCGTATTGTAGGGCTATGAAGTAAAGTCAAATTAAACTGATTTACACTACAGCAAcggtaacaacaacaatatcgaTGTCAgcaaaagtacaatgtacaacgatatatacatgtacgtcaCTATAAAAGCAAAAGTGCATTAGGCCTAAGAAATAAACAGCTATTCAATAAATCTAAATATGACTTGGACGACAAGCGATTTTGTTCAAGGTGGTTTTCGCAATGCATAGTGTTATTATGTATTCGTATATTCAAAGTTTAGTGAGCTCTTGTTTCAGAAGCCACTGTTAAAATAGTCACGAATAAATGTTGGTGCACAATAATTTCGGGCAACCGCCGCACATTTATCCAGATTTTATTCACCCTGCTTtactttttctattttttttatctcacGACAAATTGATAGGTCCTATTCAAAAGTCTATAAGACAAACTGACCACAGACTTGATGTTTCGGAATCAAAAACAGCATCTTTTTCACTTTTCAACGCAGTTAATTATAGTCTATAAATATATTGATTTTCACCCGCTTGCAAATGTATTATATTGTAGTACCTgtatcatattattatcatttttatttatagAATGAAGAGTACTGGATTACAAAGtattaaatgaatatatttggTAGTCGCTATCTTTTTCTGtataaattgcatttgttttgatACGAATAAATTCAAAGATGTACGGGATAATGGTGAATTTACAGCTTATAATCAACTTCCAATGTTCTACAAAGTGAGTGCTGTGGTTCGAAGTTATGATTTTCTGGTCAAAAGTACACGATGGACGTCCACAAAGTTGGTTCTTGGATAACTACCGAAAGACCATCCATATTAATTCGCCATTACCTTGAGTTGTCTATTTCCGATGAAAAACCAATACTTTTCAAACAGACGTCTACCGACAACAGCAAACTTGACGTATAGACGCTGCATCTAAAATGACGACTCGCTCACTTTGCAGTGCATCGGCTTATGGCCATAATCTGTTATTCTGTTGTTACTTAGTACACTACAGTTTAAGAGGACACTATCTCACTGACTTTCTTTCCGTCCAGAGCTAACATTTCATTCAGCTCTACATTATACACGTGTAACGATTAACACATTATAGGGCCTACTAACCAGAAAGGTTAATAGTTTATACAACAGTACATGTTCGCATAAACATTAAGTACAGTGGCAGGAAGAGCATTGTAGTTCAAAGTTGTAGGGTTTTTTCACTTGTCAACTATTGATATAGGCAAGTCACAATGTGTGTGGTGGGGGGCTGACACTAGAACGGCATCAGGTGCCAGTTGAATTTTGTCACACACTCCTCCAGAAGGTTATCATCTCACTTGCCGTTGAGTTCATTCATCAGATGGTGCAAATATGGCGTTTTCTTGTAGCAGTACAGGGTGTCATTAGCCTCGATGACGAGTGTTCCCGATGACAGGACGACAAGAGACGGTGTGAGGACTGGCGTCTTGAAATCCAGCGTGATGATCTGCTCCGGTGTCGCCTCCCGTCCGACCAAAATCTCGTCGACTCCAACCACGCCGCAGCGAGGATCGTGGTGCAGACAGTAAAGGGAGTCTTTGACCCGATCCGCCGCGATACACGTGACGTTCTTACCGCCAAGGTTGGTGGAAAACAGGACTCTACCCAAGCCATCCAAGAACCGCACGCGCTTGCCGCCGTCGTTGGTCAGCACAGCAATGGGTCCCGACGGCATGGCAGACAGGCCGCGGATTTTGAGCTCGTTTTCCAGGGTGACCACTCCTATCGGTCCCCCATCATTTGGCTCAAAGACGTGTATGGTGGAACCATTGGACTGCGCTGCCAAGATCAGGCCACCCCTGTCCACAGCGACGTAGTTAAATTTCTTGACTTGGTCTCCAAGGGCCCTGAGATACCGCCATTCACCAGGCACTGTTTGATGGAATAGTTCCAGAGTGTCGTTGGTGGTACCGGCGACAAATTTCCCGCCGGAAAGAGGTGTGGTTGTTGTCAATACCGACGTACCAGATATTTTCGCCACTCTTAGCATTTTCTTATCTTTGATGTTTGCTGTGTAGACAGAACTTCCGTCATATTCAAACACTATTTCATCTGGTCCCGTGCAGCCAAGTAACGTCAAAGGCTGACATAAATCCCATTTCTTCAGCAGCCACCTGTCTTCCACGCCCTCTAGTTTCCCAATGTCGTATCCTTGCCCTCGTTTGAATTGCAATTTCTCCACTTCTCGTGCTATCTCAGTTATGTTCCTACTGTTGACCAATTCCTCGTCGAGATATCCCGTCAGCGACCTCACTGCTTCCTGAAAATCATTCGGCAACCTTTTTCCACCGACAGTGACATGATTTTGAACTCTCACATGCGCATCGTTGATGGCGCTCGACTCTTTACCAAGCCTGGATTTCAATCTGTTCACATACTCATCAATTCTCTGTTGAGCTCCGGCAATCTCGCAAGCCAGAATCTGGGTGTTATCATGAATTTTCTTGCAAGAGTCGTTGGCATCCTTAAAAGCCTGCTCCAGTCTTGATCTCCTCATGAGATTGATCTTCATGATCTCCTTGTCGGCTTCGAGGTTGATCCTGTAGACGAGCTGATGATGTTTGTCCGTCACCTGCTTTCTTTCCTCCCCCTCGGCCGCGGCGATCCTTCCGGTGATCTCTGTCAGGTGGGCGCGGATCTTGGCTGCACTCTGGCTGACTTCTTCCTCCACTTGTCTGAGTTTGTGTATCTTCGCGACTCCTCGATTTATCAAATCGGAATTCATGATGTCTTTCCGTCGGTCAGTTGTAATGTCCAATATTTCGACTCCTTTCTTCTTAGCACAGTCTGTggaaattgattgattggttgctTTACGCCTACAAGATGGACTTCCTTCTCCAGATGCCAGACGGTTTTTCTCCTAGAGCTAGGGACGGTCCGATTTCGTCAGGACACATCTTTCACACGCAGTGCTCATCATGCAAACAGGAGATGGTTGTTATGGTGAGCTGTCTTCGTCATCTACAGACACAAGCAGGAGAATAAATGCCTTACACATTTATAGTCACAACtgcaacgtttatttgatgtacaattcatacagaacaaaaaacaaaacaaaacaaaaacaaaaacaaaaacacttccGAATTTGAGCATTTCGTGGACAAAGCCGAAAAAATGAACAACCTTTGCCAATATACATTTACAGGTAAGGCCTTCATCAAACTTGTAGTTTCTCCATgaagggaaaaaacaacaacccatgTATACTATCTACCGATATATGAAATAACATTGGTTAGATTATAATGGAACAGGGGAAACGTCCCCCGGTCTATACGCATTCAATTCCGAAAATAGTTTTAGTTAGGATCTCTGTTGTCGGTCTCAAAACAAAGACGTGAGggagaaatgaaatgataacgTACATCacattacatacacacatgaataTTAGGATTGATTACAaaattgtatatacatacaGGTCATACACATACTGACATGCTCCCACAAGATTTAATACGTGTgtttataacataatcaaaTCCATTCACCAAACTGTCTATTTTGATTCACACTCAAATTGACCTCAGCTTGAATATCAATCCCCTGAGGTGAAGAAAATGGCCTTCTTGTCAAGTTCAAAGTGTCCGAAAACATTTTCGAGATAATGTCGGCCGTGATTTTATCGGACAATGCGTAATAATCATCTATTGATAGGTAAAGCATTGCAGTTAAAGAAAGATTAGGAAGAAATCACCACTGAGCTAAACCTGCTTGAAGGGATTACTCAAATTTCAGCGTCTTCAGAGGTGGAATGTataggggagaaaaaaaaaatacttatcaaGATGAATTTCGTAGGTCTAGCTGGAACTGGTTCCAAGAAATATTTAGATGAATGGTATCAATTATTAAGTACTTTCATcggaaagagaaaatattagGCTTATAATATAAAAACTACAGAAATAACGAATGATAATATTCTGGctcttaaaaaaagagagagagaaaaaaaaaacaccagagAGTAATGGGTACTAATAAACTGGTTAAAGACAATTACAATTAGCAATCTGAAGAAGTTGCTCACATCGTGTTAAAGAAAATCGAAGAGCAAATTGGAATTTGGATTGACTGaacgcagcaatattagtagaacacatcaatgacagtgtgagcaaaatcggacaatctgttcaaaagatatgaattctTAAGTTTTGGTTCCTTCATTACTGGATATGGAGACTACTTCACTTCATGGCATCATTATGGACAGCAATATAGAGAAACATATTcgaagaattccacaaaatttcatttttcataagaaAGTCCTTATTCCATCGATTTGTTATGTTAAGAGTAATATGATTCTCCCGCTGCTTTTTCAAAGAGGTGTACGCCAAGTGCTCCTTTGTGatggaaaagtgaaaaaaaaagttcataagATCTTAAATTATTCTCTTCATATTATGGTCGTCCATAATGACGTAGTTGAAGTGTACTCGTTTAATTATCCGGAAAACGAGTAGTCCTAGTTCAGCTGGAATGCAATGTTCTGGACGTAGCTACAGCAACAATGAATTCAGTCATGTGTGCCACGACGACACAGGATACGCCTACATCAATAGATTATATGCACTACTGCGTAGACGTACTGATTGAGAGGAAACAAACGACTGACATTCTTTCGGAGGCGAGTAAACATGGACGTGGTAGGTGAAGGCTGAAAGGGAATTGACCCAAAATACACTTTGAGTATTCAGTGAACACAGAATATAGATGTACACATCAATGAGGTTtgagaaaatcagacaatctcttcaaaagttttgaattaaAGTTTCCGTTAATTAAATTCGTAAAATATGAATTGACTGTGTATAactcatttttttcattcactatTCAAATACTGATTGTTGTTGAAATAACTGAAATTCTACACCTGACGATGTTCTGGTGCACTTTAATAGCAGCAGTCTTGATGATCCGCCATTTTATGCGTAGTTCTAATTCCAGTGTAAAAACGAAGCATTTAACACTTGTAATCACGTTTTCTGGAGGAAACTGGAAGGCCGAAATGAAGGTTAAGGTGATCTCAATATGCTGAAAGGTTTCATCTaggatattttgctcatcctttgttttatcattatcatctccCTTCTGTACGAACCTCTATGCTCAGAAGTTCTGTTTTCTACAGAGGTCCCCTGATATGGAATGACATGCCTCATGAAATCAGAATTAGAATCACATAACTTGCAGTAATGTACTTAAAGCGTGCATTTAATGTGTATTTAAAGCAATGTGTTAGTTTATATAGTGTGAAtgttgtggtgtgtgtgtgtgtgtgtgtattaatgaGTAGATTTGAATGAATTCTTTGTCATCAGGGCCAAATTTTATTTACGGCAATCAGCCTTCCACTGAGCCCTTGCGCTTTTATAATTCTCTCtccattttgttgttgtcgttgattTCTCTGCTTTACATATAGGGTTATATGGTTGATAATGTGCCAGTGTGTTTTGTCTTATTTGTAAAGCCTTCATtctgtgtgggttttttttaaggaaagaGTTAAATAGAAGAACTTGAACTTGTTACCGATATTGCTTTTATcacataaaaacatgcaaacagAAGGGAAGAGAAGAAACGGGACCCCTTTAATCATTAGActaccaaaacaaaataatgtgatatttgtattatTGGTCTGTTCTGATaatgtgtatttgtatttttttttacaagttaTTGCATATGTGTACGGGAATGCATTACATGAGGGCTCACATGCCTAAGGGCAATAGTGAAATGATTACTTTTGTGAGCCCTAGCCCATGTATTGCTTCCCAGTTTATACTTTGTCAAACGTAAACAGTGTAACTGTGTTCttgtattgtgttattttcatgtgATTATATGTTATGTTATTGTTTATTGTCATTCTCATCTggctgaataaataataataataacaataataataataataataataataataataataataaaaatagaaataataataataataaaaacaacacttATCTATGTCCTACGTCAGCTAGTTACCTGGAATTGCGACGAATTGATTTGAAGACACCTTGTCGATCAGCAATTTGAAATCAGCCGACTGTGCACCTGTTTAAACGAAGCAACAAAGGCACATAAATCTCAATTATTTTAAGACTGAGAAGTGATATTCAAGTACGAGACAATTGTAGCGAGTTAACATATTCGTTGAGATCTGTATGCGCAACCTGGGTACGTTGGTTTTCAAACCCTTGGAATTTAACTCAGTACTGAGGCAACGTATTCAACTGCTCGAAAGGATTTGGTAAGATTGATCAGGTATCATTTAAGTGTTCCTCTGATGCAAGTATCCCAGGTTATAAGCAATAATTGTAAATGAATGTCATACCAAGTACATGAGTCATGAAGGAGGTATAGAAAAGTTCAAGAAGTACGCGAACACATGTCAAGGAGTTAACTACCTTCCACTGCTCAtcaaaacaatttgcagaatcTTCTTCCCAGCTCTGGAATGATTTCCCGCTGCATACTGTGGACATCAGATCCAGCGCGACATTCCAATCTGCATCCGCAAATTAACCCAAATTGTGTAATTTATTACCCGAACTTTACTCTCGTCGAACCCCAAATCAAACTTCCTGGTACAGATCCCAGGGGACCGTTCGGGTATATACACGATAGCTTCAAATAATCCTTAAGTTCCAACTGGCTATAATAGATATTCGAGCAGCTGTCAGTGTTCTGTTGATGCACATAGAATTTCGCAGGTGCATTTCAACTTTTGATGATCAGGATCGATTTAATGACGCCCTCtttttgagcaatctgaagattcatgtTAAATCCTTCAACATTATAAATATCGggtaatttttacttttttattctatATCAAATAGAACGATCGAAAGTTGATTCACCTAATACAATGTAAAAATCTTGTAGGCCTAAAGCAAAAGTCACTCCGTCCATGATTTTGTGGAAATGTTTGAAACTGTACTTTCGATCTCCTGCATATTTTATCACTGCTTTATCCctatatatatagggcctatgaaTGAGAAAAGTGCGGGTGTGTTTCAGAAAGAAACCCCACAAAAAGTCGATCAAAGTTCAGTTTTGAAGATGCATGGTGAAATTTAATGTGCTGTGAAAGAACATCGCATGGACATCACCGAGAAGACAGTGGGCACAAAACCATCACTACACCTACTTTCCACCGTCCTGGGCCATCTATCAATCACTCACCACATCTCCGACCAGCAATACCCATCAAAGCTCAATGGTCAGCGGGGACCGTGGACATGCACTCATTCAACTCTCGCCTATACACACCAAAATTGACATAAGAGGTAAAAACAAGTCCAGAATGCCTTTTCGTGGCTGTATGTCGAAACAGTGACCCACTTGGTGGGTGAATGCTCACTGCATAAAACCTTCAGAGACAGCTTCCTCACCAAGTGGCCAAAAGGATAGGAAACATACTGTATCTCACCAAAACTGCAATACCACCTGAATGCTTTACCAGACTCACTGTTCTTGGATCTTGCTGCTGCTGGAGTGCATGGACTGTAATCCACCGTTTCCCTCTCAGACTGGAGAATCCCCTCTCTGTTTCAGTCtatcttctttcttcttgacaTACGTACCAAACGTACAACTGTGTATTAAAGTATCACTGTAATCATGTGACATCGTCTACTATCCATTCACAAACCTCGCGTCTTGGACAACTCTGCAACTTTGGCAGTTCTCCTGACTGGAGGAATTCAAGCAAAGAAGAAAGGTAACATAGATCTCCGGTTTATAAATTAATCTTTACAGTACTTACCATGCTCTGAACATGTCACATGCCATGTAAAAGAATCGACTTCGCCTTACAATATCAGTCCGATGAAGAGAGAATTACATCTCTGTTTCCGTACCTCGGTGTCTTATTTCGTTGGATGCTGGTTCAACGCTACACGCAATATGGCGTTGTTCTGGTCGTCCCGAACGAAGGTGTAGTGGGATTCTCCCGCATGCGGATTGCGAAATAGCGAGCAGTGCGTCATGCGTCAGGCGTGCAGAGGCTGCCAACGTGTATTGGTAATGCCACTACATGTATCACAGACAATAACAGAAACCGTGGTATTCATGGCTGTTAATCACGTCTGCATACCTCGCCCCTatccaaccagggaggtgagaaccCGATCCCTCGTGGTGCAGAGTGTGTATACATTCCAGGAagtgcagggggggggggggggagaaaaaaaataatccgaGGTAATCTAGAAATAAGAACTGCTGATTATTTACACATTCTGCGACGTCTGTGTTTTAACATGTGCtggcatgtgtgtgcatgtgcatataACAGAATAAGTGTTTACATGgatatcatgattatgataataataataataatcatatatgtacattgtatatatatatatatatatatatatatatatatagtgcgagaGATAGTTCCCTGGGTCCCAAACGTATGgtcaaaaatgtatatatatatatatatatatatatatatatatatatattcatatgttatataatgtgtataggcctatacacattATGTAATAATCACGATAATGTGTATATAGTACACTTACACTCGAAAGCTGGTGTAAGAGATGGCTTATTGTTTAGAGAATTGCGATGAAATATTATGTTGAAAAATGACCAGAAAACTTTTCTATCAGAATGCGTtcggaaaatgaaaatatgaactgGTATCGTTATGTATTCCCGAAAAAACATCTAAACAACTATGACGGAATTCCAATACACACCCCTACGTTTTACTGTGATTTCTATACGCTCTAATTGATCAATTAGAGCGTATTACCCCCCACACAATtacccccactcagtgagtggcaagattttctttatgtatctctttacctggggccatcttcctcgtcaagcttagcttatgatgatggtcccctgcatttcatttttatcatttcctattgcttcctttcatatatgatattcgttcttgaaaaaaaaaaaatgtatgtaagatccaaacgttacgaatattagctgtgtaaatgactatgtaagtattttgttgatttgtggatttgtattgattttgaaatgcagaaataaaaactgaactgaactgaactgaactgaactgaataccATAAAACGCATTAAGGTCGtaatgaatatgtatatttgcTTTATTCATCTATTAACCTTAAattaattattttcttcaattttataactcataatgatcacaatacaaatattcataacttatAAGTAACCCCATCATAATTGGAGCTGGAGTGATACGATATTATTATTGCAACTTTTAGTTGTCATAATTTCGTTTGACAATAGTGTCAGTAACTTTAATTAAATGTATAGATGCTATGTTTGTGTTGTTTAGGACCTACATATAGAcactagtgtgtgtgtgtatgtgtgtgtgtgtgtatgctaaAGGGAGTTCTAGAAATAGTGCAGCTCCGAAACCAGCGTCACGTGATAATAAAAACATCGATGTGACAAGATCAATGAGGGGATATCAGATTATAGACCTCACGCTGATAACAATATGCCGTAGGAAtgtatgtaaaaaagaaatacaggaTATTTAGCGTTCAAAGACAGTCGGCAGTTCAAAAGATCATAGTCTATGCTTCCGAAAGGACTGGTGACGGATAttagtatttgtgtgtgtttgggtgtgttGTATGTTCGCGAGTACGCGAGTACAAGTTACAACCGCACTCTGaacaaggaggtactaggcgagcctagtacctccttgctctGAATAAGCGGACTACAATCGTTATGTGAGGTACACTGTATGAATATAGTGCTGTACATCCATTGATAACAAACAATTGATGCAAGAAGTGTAGATTCCAAAGGTCatttaaatacatatacatggtAAATGCAATTGAGATATCTCATTTGTTACCCgacagaacattttttttttttcttacaacaCCACGAATGCTTATcggaatttttttttccgtgtgtatgtgtttgattTGACCTTTGTATACATAAAATTCATGTACAACTGAGACCCAGTGACACGAAAAACACTTGTTTCGCAAGCATGCCGTACTTGATTGCAGCAGACCTCAAAACTGTTTTTCAGCATCGTATCTGATGATTCTATGctatatattcatgtattcagGCAAACTcagattataattattataatatatgCGGTAGGATCGAATCTATGTTATAAACAAGACAGGACAatagacaaaagaaaagaaggtgATAAAAAATGAGAGGAATCAGTTGGATATTGCGCTTTGACGTCACCAAATATGCAAAGTACTTTATCATAGGCTCCCTATCAATCTCAAAGTTTCCCATGCGCCTCACTCTCATAGAAATATTTGCTGTTGTACTCAGACCGCGGCTCGGACCAAGTCCAAATACTAGTAATGTCCGAGATGTATAAAACAAGTGACtttgatacactgtactaaaaccctgtgttatatttttggaacccacatcctacaagctttgctttttagtgggttcctcatattacacgttaattataatcattatgtccttatacatttgtgcattattggttcaaactgaccattgtgtgaaaaaaacttttctgcttcaaatcaaatggaatataaaacttgtacgaaatgtggaatatggaacgtgaataaaaaaaaaaaaaaaaaaacaagtgtgAATGGATTTTACATTCAGAGAAAAATGAGGCGCAGTCTCAAgtaagggagttcatggtttATAGCGCATGTCTCATTGGACTCCTACACCACAGaatttcaaataacatggaaaggacctgtgacagagcatttttttttttttgttgaagcatgccacctttgtaatcaatgtcaatgaaatgcgtgtgcagcttttgttacacattattgatgaatcactttcacctgtgcgttctaacaaggtg
The sequence above is drawn from the Diadema setosum chromosome 19, eeDiaSeto1, whole genome shotgun sequence genome and encodes:
- the LOC140242660 gene encoding uncharacterized protein, whose translation is MNSDLINRGVAKIHKLRQVEEEVSQSAAKIRAHLTEITGRIAAAEGEERKQVTDKHHQLVYRINLEADKEIMKINLMRRSRLEQAFKDANDSCKKIHDNTQILACEIAGAQQRIDEYVNRLKSRLGKESSAINDAHVRVQNHVTVGGKRLPNDFQEAVRSLTGYLDEELVNSRNITEIAREVEKLQFKRGQGYDIGKLEGVEDRWLLKKWDLCQPLTLLGCTGPDEIVFEYDGSSVYTANIKDKKMLRVAKISGTSVLTTTTPLSGGKFVAGTTNDTLELFHQTVPGEWRYLRALGDQVKKFNYVAVDRGGLILAAQSNGSTIHVFEPNDGGPIGVVTLENELKIRGLSAMPSGPIAVLTNDGGKRVRFLDGLGRVLFSTNLGGKNVTCIAADRVKDSLYCLHHDPRCGVVGVDEILVGREATPEQIITLDFKTPVLTPSLVVLSSGTLVIEANDTLYCYKKTPYLHHLMNELNGK